A window of Rhipicephalus microplus isolate Deutch F79 chromosome 8, USDA_Rmic, whole genome shotgun sequence genomic DNA:
TGCAGTACATGAGATGTTGTTATGATGACTTTATTGAAAATGAGGGTGATGTTGATGCGCTATGGAACCAATTCACTAGAATGTGCAATCACTGTATAAGCCAATTCGTACCAACCAAATCTAAAAAGATTGCTAAAAGCACCCCAAGGATTACGCGCAAAATCATCCATCTAAAACGCAAATTAAAACGGTTCAAAAAGAGTAATCCCCAATCAGCTATTATTCAAGAACTTAAAATAAAATTGGCACGTGCTTTGCATGAATCAAAGAATTTTTACTTTAAAACAACACTGCCAAACTTTTCAAAAAACGATCCTACGAAGTTTTGGAACTTCCTGAGCAATAGTAGGAAGCAGGTATCACATATATTAGTCGATCTTAATACAGTTATAGATCTGAAGCTCAATGCGGAACATTTCAAAAAATTTTTTCCACAGCGTGTTTGCTGAGGCGAGTCTTAACACGCATCAGCAAAGAGTGTTTCAGCCTAATGAAGTCAACTTTATATCATATTCTGTTGTTGTTGCAATGATCTTGAAGTTGAACACTAAATCATCTTGTGGTCCAGACAATATCCCTATAATGTTTTTCTTCGCCGTTATGCAGAGAGTATTGCTCATTTTGTCACTGTGATCTTTCGATGTTCGCTGTTGAGTGCAAAACTACCCAGTGATTGGAAGAGGGCTCGTATTGTTCCTGTGTTTAAGAAAGGAAACCATTTACTCGTACAAAACTaccgtcccatctcattaacatCACCAATATGTAAAATGCTTAAGCATGTAATATCTAAGTGCATTGTGGAATTCCTCGAACAATACTCTATACTAACTAGTTTTCAGCATGGCTTTAAAAAAGGCTATTCAACCATAACTCAGTTAGTCTCAGTGGTTCATTCATTTGCAGAAACTCTGGATAAAAATGGACAAATAGACGTCATATTCCTTGATTTTAGTAAGGCATTTCATAAAATTATTCATCACAAACTTCTTACAAAACTATAGGACATCAATCTACCCGACATTTTCATTGCCTGGATTCAACACTATTTAACAGAACGTTCACAGTTTGTTTCAGTAGATGGGAACAATTCGAGCTCTCTTCCTGTAACATCAGGCGTGCCACAGGGAGCGTTCTGGGGCTgctattatttttaatttatgtaaatgACATTGTAAACACAGTACTACCAGGAACTCAAATCAGactgttcgcggatgattgtgtgctATTTCGTCAAGTTACCTGTTCTAGTGATCAGCAGAACTTGAATCTTAGTAACATACTAAACTGGTGTAATGACAATGGTATGGCACTCAACGCACAAAAATTTGTTTATCTTTGTATAACTCGTTCAAAAACACCTCTACATTTAACTTATAACCTCGGCTCATCATCACTACAACAGGTTAACAACTACAAACATCTAGGCGTAACAATAACTAATGACCTCTCTTGGAACTTACACATAGACAACGTATGTTCTGCTGCCTTCCGTAAGTTGTCTTTTCTAAAACATAACCTTAGAAATTACCCTTCGGACATAAAACTACTTAGCTACTTAACGTACGTAAGACCAAAACTAGAATATTCTTGTGTTGCATGGGACCCCTTGACTAAATCTGACATCAAAAAACTAGAAGCAGTGCAAAGAAAGGCTGTTAGGTTTGTTTATTCAAAGTTTTAAATTACGGACTTGCCGACTGAACTTATGACTGCTAACAACATTGAAACACTTTAATTACGGCGAAAAAGGAACCGCCTTAACCTTCTGTACCTTCTTGTTAATTATAAGCTAGCCCTTGACCCGCGTGCATATGTATCTCCTCTGTCCACTAGGCATACACGTCATCATCACGCCCATTCTTTAACCCCGTATTTTGCTAAAACCAACGCGTTCCgattttccttttttcctcgtaCTGTATCAGAGTGGAACTGTCTAACTGATCTTAGCCAATTTTCTGTTGCTTAGAGCTAATCTACGCACTGTTAATTTTATGTTATGTATCCATAAAATGTAACATTTTTGACATGTTATCTTTTATGTGTTCTATTAGTCGGTGTTTTGATTCAATTTCTCGTGATATATTCTTAttttttcacatgtgtttttgtttatatccTGCCTCTTGTACCTGTCCTGCTTGGACCAGTTCTTGGTCTGCAGTattcagtaaataaaaataaataaaaaaatattgtcgCGGAACGACAGAAATGGTTTCGGCTTTCATCTCGATCATTAAAATGAACGAAACAATTTAAAGCAGAGCTGTTATGATGTGTCTAGCAAGGTATACCCACACCTCGTGACACCACACTGTAAATACTGCTCACAATCGGCCACCCTCATAATCATGGAATGGACGTGCCCACAGTACGCTGACGCTTCTCACACAGAAGATACATGGGAGTCCCTTCTGCATATCGCTGACTCGGTACAGCAACGCCGGGTAATCTCACGCGCATTGGAGGTTgcggtgtcccaagggatccccACTGACCTCCTTTAAGCAGCGTAACTGACCTCTCGGCCGGTCCTCTCTTTTGGGGGTAAtaagttttgatcatcatcatcgcagAGAGAAAATGCGAACCGGCAAGCGGCCATTCACCACTCAAGCACTCAGTACAGATGGTTAGGTTCAGTGCCTGTGTTATCTCTTATTACATAGAGGAGCAGGGCGGTGGGCATGGATTGGCGAACTCACAAGTCAACTCATTCGGACGCACTCAGACTCAAATCGAGCTGTGAGTGCGAGTatgagtgagtctgggtgagtaatattttgtgGAGCTGGAGCCACAGTGGGTCTAGTATAGGAAAATTTCACCATGACCGAGTCCGAGTCACTCCAATGTGCAAGGTATACTTCTTGAGTGAGCCTGAATGAGTTCCTCTTTTGTTTGCCGACCAATATGATGGGGAGAAGCGTGACTAGGCCAATTTTTTTTGGCAGATACGCGCAATAGAAGTTTTACAACAGAGCTGTTATGGTCCAGGTTTGGCTACAGACACAAAGAGATGGATAAAAAAGCGCAggctaaataataaaaaaataaaaacatagacTAATATCAACTTCGGTATTAAGTTTCAGTACCAGGTCACGAATATGAGCGAGGCCGTAGCGAAGGACTCCGGAAACTCTCGCCATCAGGTGTTCAGCGTGCACTGACATGGCCGAGCATCTGGGAATTTAGCAGTGTACTTCCTTTGCAATTGGACCACCATAGCCAGAATAGAGCCCCCAAACTgagggtcagcagacgagtactgTGACTACTACGCCACCAGGTTTGATAAAACAacgacaacaagaaaaaaaaacatcgcaaaGATAGCTATAGATATATACTGCAGTATAGCAAGCAGGAGGAACAGGCGTGAGTGTAAAATCGATACTAAATCCAGACGAGCTAGTTGCCCACTCATCGCTGTTCTGTGACCCACCTTTGAGCGACTTAGTGCAAGCTGGGCTaatttttgaaagaaaaataGCGCGAAATGAACATGATAAATAAATACAAGGATTATCGAACTGGCGCTAACTTCTAAATGTTTCTTGAAGAAACAATAGAAAGTATATATAGCACAAGAGCAACAAAGGGCATGGCATTTTCAATAATTAGTACTAACCGTCAACAGGAACTTATATCTAGAAAGGGCACGTTACATCAACTGACTCCTACAAACCAACTTCCAACTGAATTTTAgtttttacaacgaaagctgtaatgagatcacaactcgggtcacgcgccaccgtagttgtccgccaccaccgctggtgtccgtaacaacATCGCACGAAATTATAAATAAAATTCGTGCCAATGACACAATGGGGCTGGAGCGTGGGTCCGCTGGGCGCCAGCCCAGTATCATACCACTGAGCCACATCGGTACTTCGGACatcttggcaaacttgccttaggctgtCTTGATGTCGCATAAGGAATCGctttaatacgacttataaagctttTTAAAACAGGGAAAGAACAACCCGTCATCGCACAGTGCAAAtggcgtaacaagtgggtcgtccaatgctccaacccaacacaaaagcttgtttttgattccttattaactgtggtgcatatatccacttcagccataattgctcatcgtcgtcagccactgcacgaacaattggcacaaaattctttgcaagtgtttagcggataccacacttccgAGGAGAATGACCAGAAagagcatagcgaatgccgggcTTCTAGCAAAAACAATTTAAACAGTAATTCCGCAGTGGGTATCAAGCGAGTGTGCTTGCGGTATGTACcctatgagtgtttagaaaaggctctgaaaggccactcttatagctttcgctgcgactgtgctgcgccttacgcgcaggcctggcgttttttttttctcaagtctAATTATTCAGAGGGTAGCGCCTTTGACTCCTCTTGCACTATGCACACATTTCGCTAACTTTCTTCGATATAATGTTGAAAGCTAGCCCGTTTTGCGTTCAGTGTCTCTCTTTGCGTTGGTTTCACGCTATACCCTTCAGAACTCGTGAACCAACCAGCCCGAGAAAACGTTTTGACAAGATAATTTGTTTCCTGTTCTTCTCATTTGTCATGTTTGTTTTACTGACAGATTTCCGTCACCAAAATATCTCACTGAAGTGCTGATGAACACCGGTACAAAACGCTTCAATGTTAACCGAATTCGTCTCTCTTTCACCTTTACAGGAACAACAACTCACGAAACCGAGAGAGCCCTTGAGCTCCCCTTTCGACTTCTGTGGCACTCACTTCTGTGGCACGACTTTTGTGGATCTCTCTGGCACTGAAGCCGGCTAGTGCAGTGCTGTATACCTGCTTCGCGAGACCACAGGTAGAACATCCATGGCGTTGCGGCGGGAGTATCCTCGCGATGAAGATCGCGCGCCAAGCCATCGCCAAGAATCGTGGGCGCAAGAACCTTCGGAATCGCAAGACGGCAACAACGCTGCCGTTTTCAGGGAGCGTGCCGGAGCCGATCCACGCGAACGATGCAGCGTGGCATCTCACGATACGGCGAGCGAGAGATTCCTGGCGCCGCAGCTCCAGAAGCCCCGGAGTGAGCATGGCACGCCCGATCGTCGTCAGCAGTCTCAGGTGCGAGGATATGCCGAATCTGATTCCGGCCCCACTTCGACTTCGAAAGCAACCGGAGAAGTTCAAGAGTCTAGTTCTGTTGCGTCCAGTAGCAGTTCTTTCCTGGTACCCCGAGACGTCCAAGGTCAATTTCCCATGAAGGGGCACCGACGAACTACAGGTACGGAGCATTCGAAGATAAGTGCGTCGGTAATGCCCGACATTTTGAGTGATATTGGTCATAACGGCTGCTAGATATGTGTGTTGGACGTTTCTAATTAGTAGTCGGCACTACTGACATTTGTTCGCTGGCTCTCCGGCTCTCTCCGTCCGGAATGTACAGTCCGGAGCTGGCTTGGCGTTCAAGGGGTATTCACATGGAAGGCAAATTTGTGGGGATCAAGACGTTGTGCTGGCGGGGAGAACTCTACACAAAAAGTCCGACGCTCCTATTAGTGAACGTAGAGGCAAACcgaagagggagagaaaaaagtGAATGCAGAAaagttaaccagatgctaggatCTGGTACGTTACCCAGCGCTAAGGTTGGGGAATagggagcaaaagagaaagagagggagaaaacaaaaataaataggaACAAAACTAGAACACACTTACGCACACGCGAAATCAATCCACTCAGAGTCATTCAGACAGGCCAGTACCCAAGAGGCCTGGCGCGGCCTTCTGCGAAAATACGTCTGGACAATGACGCTGTATACTTTTCTCTGACAGAGGCTCGTCATCTAACTTGCTGAATGTAATGGAAATAGATTGGCCTTGAGACAGCTGCAGACCAGCATACTCGGGCGGCTTGTGCTCCCTGTCATAAAGCGCGCGTAAACATGTCCGGACGCTTTGGTTCGGTGATCAACTGTATTTCATGTTGTTTTGCTGTTGCCAATCCAATTGCAGCGTgtggcaattatttttttttttgccatggcgcTCGTACTGTATAGAATCTAAATTCGTACTGTATAGAATTTAAAATTTGTAGGGCAATGAGATCGTTTAGTGATTAAAAAGGATGGTTGGAATTTCCGAAGCcccacactacggcgtctctcaaaatcctATGGctgttttgggaggttaaaccgcAACAATTATTGTTATTCTACAGCGACATATTAACGCGAGGATTTACTCATGCGCAGTTCCCTTTCAGCGAGCTCATCTTACCGCAGCTATAGCGTAAATCTGTAATCAGGTGACTGACGTGGTTGCGGACAGATTAATCACGCGACATGTGAGGCGATTTGGATCCCTCCGCAGCCAGCATGCCCATGACGGGAGAGAATTCACGCGTGAAGCGAAAATTTCGGCATGGAGTCGGCCAAATTTTGGCGTCGGCAGCGCGGACCGAAGTGAGAACGCAGGAACAGCTGATGTATGGTGACGTAGTACGCCTTCCCCAGTCTCGAATCATGATTAGGCCTGTCGTGTGAATACAGCTTAATGCGCATCTTGTCCTCGGTGGACACCTTCGACGAAAGTGCGCTCAGTTTGCACTCTGGGTGAGTAAATGTAGTAGTCTTGCTTGTAACGCGGAGAAGCtcattgatatgtgaagtttaacgtgccaaaacaccatatgatcatgggagacgccgttgtggaaggctccggaaatttcgatcacctgagaTTCCTTAGCATGCACAAAAATCTGAGTAAACGGGTCTACatcgtttccgcctccatcggaaatgcagcctccacagccgggattcgattccgagacctgcgggtcagcagccgagtgcctcagccaccagaccaccgcggcggggcgtaacgCGGAGAAGCTGGCTGTGGAAAGGAAGATGATAGGTGTTACATCCACAGACGAGAATTCGATCGAGTGGGTCAGAGATCAATAGGATGCTAAGTACTTCTTAGTCGGAATCAATAAGAAATGGCCAAGGCAAGTAGGACGAAGACAAGACAACAGCTGAATAATAAATTTAGCCGAGATGATTTACAGATAAAGCAAAGGCGTAAGAGTGatacagaaaattaggtgggcagacggGATtgcgtttgcgggtataaatacGTTCACGGCTGCGGCAAGCACAGCTCCGGCTTGATTCAACCTCATTGGCAGATTATAGGAGAGGTCTTTGCCCGGGCACTGGGCCCAGTGATGCTCATGATTATGATGGTCGTAGCGATGATGATGATCTGCTTCACTCCTGCAGGTGACTTTGACAACAAGCCTGCATCGGAAGAGACCTCCAGCAATGACGAGTCTTCAAGGGTTGCTTCCAGCGGAGCTAGCGAAGCAGCTTCTGCTTATCAGTCAAACACTTACGGAAGCGAATACGTTCGTGCTGCCTCCTTACGGCATACTACGAAAGATACACGCCGTCGTGTGACGTCTGTGGCCGATGAAACCGAGGGGACGTCATCTCGAGCGCAGTCGTACCCTGTAGACCCTCGCGAAGGAACAAGCAGAGCAACACTATCGGAGCCGACACATGCAGAAAGTCACTTGGACATACGCTTAGATTGCCTGCACGAACTAAGGGAGCGTATCAACGACGCCACAAACCAGATGTTTGGACAGATGAGCGCCGAGGCCGAACAACTGGCCACCGACATGCTACAGCTAAAAATGAGGATCAGGGAACGTACTCGTTCGACAAATGATTTCATCCAGGATCATGCTTACTTTATCCACAACCTACGAGTGAAAATGGAGAAGGAGAGAATGGAAGAGAGAATGGAGAGAGACAGATTAAGGAGAGAGAAAAGGGGGGACAAAGAGAACGGAGGAAAAGAAATTGACAAATACAATGAGGGGAAAGTAATTGAAGAAGTACAAACAACGGTTTGATATTTTTGTTCACAAGGGTGACAACTGCCAACAGTTCGGTCGAATCAACCAATAACCGAGAATGACAGGTCGTAAAAAATTAGAAATTGCAGAGCAGGCTGGAGAGTACTCAATTTACTCTAGTAGGAGGTATTTACAAACGTTCTTGTCATGATGTTAGTGTGCCATGTAGTCTCTGTGCGTCACGCTCATAGGTAAAGCAGGAAAAGTGATATCGAAAGACACATATTGTTTAGAGTGAAGAAGGGACAGACTTGTATCCTTTGTGACGAGCCTAAATTAGGTGCCTGAAATTTCCACAACATTTTCTATGTTTATATTAGTGTTTATGCTTCATATTTATTTCATCACTGAAAATTCCTGTAAAAGATATTGATAGTGTTTAGCGATTTGCTGCATCGTTTTAAACAGTTCGGGTATAGAACAAGAAAGAAGAAGTATTCCTCTTATTGGTAACTCATTGGTCTAAAATATTCTTATTGGTCTAAAATATTCGAGCTCTACGCTCCAAAAATTGGAGTTATGGCTGCTTTTGAGCCGGAAACTCACACACACGTGATCAAACATTCCGAATGGTTGCCTGCAGACTGCATTCCTTTGTTTTATGTGAAGAACACTCAAAGCGAGTAGCTTTGCGGGGACATAAACTCTGCTCACATCAAACTTGATAGGCTAACAACCAGTAAAATTCTTCCTTTTTCAGTCATACTTGAAACTTGCGTACAAGCACGCTAGATCTACCCTTTATTTTTTACGCAGATTCCTACACCTTAAACTTTTCAATTTTTTCCAGCTTTTACGGTTTTTTATCTCTTAAGGTTCACGAGTCATTTTACTTTTGGTCAATGACTGGTTAATTATATTATGTTTTTGTGCACCTGTTTTATgcaagacaaataaaaaaaatggatccaactttctttttctttcacatGCAGACGATATGGTCAGTTTAAATAGGCCTGTGTCTGCCAACAAGACTATTCAACATGAACTGCATTGCTGAATGCTGCGTATGTCGCAGTTATTGACGCAGCTTATTTTATTCTTCAAGTTGACTCGAGCGACATACAATGGAAAAGTTTAAAATAAAGGCATTTTGTCCGTTTAACGCGAATAGCGAATGTTGGAGTTCACTTGAAGAGAGACTTGTTTAGTTATTGTTCAGAAGCCCACGTAGGCTTGCATTTTTTCCAAATATCACCTCTGCGAAGAACATTTCGATTTGTAATAAACCTGAATTTTATTAATATGGACGAAGCTTCTAAAGACGTGGGTCTCTCCATGCATGTCTCTTTGTGActggttcgtaaccacctagtaGTGTGACTCCGTCAGCAGGTGgagctagtgtgagtgacagactgATGGATGGACAAACGTACGTGCGAGCACAGTGGCCCGTGCTAATGGGATCACGGACCAAGAATCCCACTCACCAATCTTCTTGTAAATAACTGAAATAAATGTCTTATCTTCTACTAGGAGTGCGTTAGCGGTAGGGCGGATATAAAGTGCCCCTTTTTTGATAACCTGTGTTTTGACCGGCATGTTCCGTGATGCTTCTGAAAACAGCGAATGTTATTTTCATCACCGATGTCTCCCAGTTGCCCACCAAATACTTACACCAACATTACTAGAATAAACTAGTAACCTTGACTTACACAGCTATCAACCCCACCCTCAGACGGAGAATGAAAACAGCTGACATGGGTGCCCGGCCACTGCGGActtagaggcaatgagctcgtCCATTTTTCAGCCCGATAATTTCTCATCCGGACCTCCGACCCCGGAATATCGCATCCACCCACGG
This region includes:
- the LOC142768439 gene encoding uncharacterized protein LOC142768439 — encoded protein: MALRREYPRDEDRAPSHRQESWAQEPSESQDGNNAAVFRERAGADPRERCSVASHDTASERFLAPQLQKPRSEHGTPDRRQQSQVRGYAESDSGPTSTSKATGEVQESSSVASSSSSFLVPRDVQGQFPMKGHRRTTGDFDNKPASEETSSNDESSRVASSGASEAASAYQSNTYGSEYVRAASLRHTTKDTRRRVTSVADETEGTSSRAQSYPVDPREGTSRATLSEPTHAESHLDIRLDCLHELRERINDATNQMFGQMSAEAEQLATDMLQLKMRIRERTRSTNDFIQDHAYFIHNLRVKMEKERMEERMERDRLRREKRGDKENGGKEIDKYNEGKVIEEVQTTV